The nucleotide sequence GGATTGAAAAAGAAAGCTTATGTGTTATATTATGCCTACCACCATGTAGAACTTTGTGCACCCTATCGTATATTTAACCTCTAAAAAGGAAAAGCTATGAGCAAAGCTAGCTTTAACCGACTCTACAAAAGCTTCTAAAGAAGAACGATAGAATATAGGAACCTCTTCTAAAGCTTAATTTCCCATTTCACTTTTCCAATCGCATGGAAGTGTACTTGGTGGCCACCTACAATATGGAATGTTTGACTGGCCAATTAATCTCCACTATTTAGTAAATGTCAGGTGCATCTAAGGGGAGATAACCGTGCTCACCCCAAGAATcaataaagtaaaaataaaacaagGAAACAGCAAAGTTAGCTTAGAGTCCAAAGGTTTTCTTCTACAGTTGTCTACACTTCGGGCATTCCTCAAGTTCCATGCATGTTCTTTTTCACAAGTACTTGGAGTTAACACTTGCTAAttaattgtatttgttttatcagTTTCTAATATTTATCCTTTTCCAGTTTTCTCAGCACTACTTCATAAATTTAATATATGAAGGCTTGTACTCTTGAAGGGGTAAGGAAATTAACATTGGTGAGGCTAATAGCATACCATGCTTCAAGTTCCACCCAAATGCATCCATGCACCCCCTTCCTCTTTTCCCCAACCCCAACTTAACCGAAGAGGAGGACCATCAGACCAtggaaagaaggaaggaaggaaagaaagaaagaaagaaattatacCGCGTAGAGGATGGTGAAGAGCTCGGTGCCGGTGTGGAAGATCCAGGCCTCGGCATCCCTCTCGATGAAGGCTGCGATGACCAGGAACTGGATCACGCCGAAGAAGCATGTGTACGAGGTCACCGACAGCCTCGCCGGGTACTTCTTCAGCACCGGCGCCTGGAGAACCAGCCACCCCGACCACGACAGACAGTGTCCGATGAGATATACGCAACCCAGCGTCCAGTTCTTCCCCTCGGCGTCACCCAGCCACAGCATCGTCGGTGCGGAGCGAGGGATAGGCTGGTTCAGGGCATGAGACGGCGAGAAGATGGTCGGGCCCTTGTATAGCGTTATGACCGATGCGCCCGCGACGCAGGCCAACGTGCCCGCCACCTTTGCAATCCCGTCCCTTCGGTGGATGCGGACCGTCTCTATCCTGTTGGAGAAGTGGCTCAAAAGCGTTGCACGCGACGAGGAGAGCTATGAGTTGATTAAGGGAGAGGTGGTGCGAGCTTGCCTGACGAGGGCGGCCATGAGGAAGGTGATGGCCGGGACGGAGTTTTGGATGGCGGAGGCGAACGTAGGAGAGGTGTTGTCGAGGCCTAGTAGGTAGAAACCCTGGTTTGCAGTTATACTTGCATGGAGAAAAACACACGCACATACGTAaataagttattaacaaaaataaagaGCGGTATACATGAAATAGTAATCTCTGATCTTACCCACACAAGGCGAGGAGGAAGAATTGAACGAGGAAGGAGAGTGTCATGGCTGGCCTGTCTTTCCTGTTACAGACAAACACCAGAACAAGAGCTCAGAATCTCAACTTTAAGAGGCAAGTCTAAATCATCTATATGTATGCCATCTTTATGAATTGATATGGCCGCTTTGTCTGGTTCCTCCAGATCGATGACTCATGGAACGGCGCCAACCCTTTAAAAATTGTTGCCGATCAATTCTTAGTCTGCTGTacgtaataaaatataatgtcCAAGTCGAGAAAGTAAAATGAATATCAGTGGTTACATACTCTCATTGAAATGAGGACAGCTCTTCAAAATCTGGGCTACTAAGAAAGCAATTAA is from Phoenix dactylifera cultivar Barhee BC4 chromosome 18, palm_55x_up_171113_PBpolish2nd_filt_p, whole genome shotgun sequence and encodes:
- the LOC103698799 gene encoding protein WALLS ARE THIN 1-like, with translation MADDAGKSVCGVPERVQLHVAMLALQFGYAGFHVVSRAALNMGISKVVFPVYRNIIALILLVPFAYFLEKKDRPAMTLSFLVQFFLLALCGITANQGFYLLGLDNTSPTFASAIQNSVPAITFLMAALVRIETVRIHRRDGIAKVAGTLACVAGASVITLYKGPTIFSPSHALNQPIPRSAPTMLWLGDAEGKNWTLGCVYLIGHCLSWSGWLVLQAPVLKKYPARLSVTSYTCFFGVIQFLVIAAFIERDAEAWIFHTGTELFTILYAGFIASGVAFAVQIWCIDRGGPVFVAVYQPVQTLVVAIMASIALGEQFYLGGIIGAILIIAGLYLVLWGKSEERAFAAKEATVMVSSTGENDGLRPTIPFKASSLAQPLLPSENV